cccaactttgattcccatttaccgcaagattgtgcaagctgcaccggtgacagaagctatgcagtttactcacggtctgtattttcatcaggcttaatcatgctgtcgttggttatgctcaaacatttataaaatgattgttttttggtactaatcactagtgcattattatgccaacattcaaatgagtcaaagaaacatcagccaacctcgaaagttcaaaacaaaattgctatctgctagattgagttgcattctgctttagtcactagatggatcacgtgaggtggttactatttgggattctatggtgtgcaaatgtggggaaaatattaaaatatttgaagtgaaaatgacccaaaaattatttttggatttactgcatactgtaataaattttGATAAAGCGTacaaatattaagtctacattaaagagaaaatatcatagattggtttcttatctcctgaaatcacattactggtctgaaatggggggaaacggattgttatgaagtgtgtgtggtTCAatgggggggggtgttttactttcatgccttatgatatctctggattctaatatagtagccataatgccttgggacaaaaatgtaactaaatttgttaagtagtaattgaataatatttttgatttattttgcacgccatactagcttctgaatattcaataaaataccaaccaatgaaaggtgtgaaaacatatgacgttgctccaatgtcgtgcatgcataagcactgttaatggcggactgtctctcgcaacgtaaaaccaaaactttaaaaatttcaacacaccatgaagtgtaagtgttattgttaaaaaatttagtgtttgattgtgaacagttttcctgttatcctgAAAACACATGCCACCAGGATATTAAAGGGGGAAATAATACGGCAAGGAGAAAATAAAGAGGGACTAATGATGACATGAACAGGAAAGTAGTAAAACTGAACAGGAATAATACACGGAAAGGAGAAAGATCTACTAGCGGAACCTGCGCGGACTGGGAAAACATGATTTATGGGCCGGCAAACAGTGCATGCAAAGAACCTGATCACGGGGGCGAGAGTTAGATGTGGGACCGGGAGAGGAGGAAGGGGCACACAGTGGTACGAGAAAGACATCATTTATTAACTAACTGTATCAAGATTTTTACACTTGCAAATGAGTTTTTACATTTTACGTCCTGAGAACCTGCATTGGTTTGATAGTCACTCAATACAGGTGCTAGCTGACACTAGTCATACCAGTCACTGAATCAGTCAGAACAATTAAGGAAAAATCCTAATTGCTTGATTAGATTGCTGGATTGTTAATCCTAGTTTGGCAAGGACAACTAAGCCTAGGTGACTAGTGAAAATAATCCAGCAATTAGGATTTTTCCTGTAATTGTTCTGACTGATTCAGTGACTGGTATGACTAGTGTCAGTTGGCACCTCTATTATTTGCTGCAGGCGCAATAAAGTaaaattcaagctgaaaggattgaaagattgtgtcactgatgtctgaggTTTAACAAGCAGGAAGTCGAAACAGCGCGATTAACCGTGAAGTTGAACAACGGTAGTCACGACTCACTAGTTgggactttgacactagtcacactagtcgcccaggcttagtgATAACCCTCCAATTATGACAAACTCATGTAGCAGTTAATACTGATGGCAAACAATTGATACTACGGCTGTTGATGACAAATTCTTTGATTTTGTCTTAATTGATTTAGATCTACTGCACGGAAAGCAACGTCTTATACACCAATCAGACATAAGGATACAGGAGTTAGAGACAGTAGAAGAGGTTATTGTGAATGCTGTCTCACTAAGTATGCAGATCTAGAAAAGGTTGGTTGGCAACTATTACATAAGTTCAAACTATTGTAGGATAACCCACTTCCCTGACATGTTTGCATTGAAATACATGCACAAGCAttctcctttaaaggcactggacactaatggtaattacttaaaataactgttagcacaaaaacttgctgggTAAAGAGCAACAGAGcgcttttgatattataaacggcttttgtgaaaaacggctccctctgaagtaacacagaaagaggtaattccccACTCGAATATTAAAAGGTTTATtgggtatctgaaagcacacacagttgtgcaacaaggctgttttttttttcattattctcttgcaacttcgatgactaattgagtcaaaGAATTATTgaatttatgcatatgatgggatacaccaagtgagaatacaggtctcggacaactaccaaaggtgtcgatgcctttaacagtggtccactggccacATGCTAGTTATAACACATAATCAGTTAGAATTCTCTTCAagtggtccagctggctagtGCAGTGTTGACAATCATTTctatttaatatgaaatatggaccagtgaaaaactTGTGGATGAGTGAAATGACAGGGTAACTGGTCCTGCCTGGCTAGTCACTGACAACCCTGGACAAACTTCTGATCATTATGAAGTTCCTACtcttttgtttcttgtttagtgtcagtaggatttgaaactttgcgtggtggaAAGGTTTAAAGTACCACCactaatgagtttgggtggttcggaaaaagaaccgttggtttcaactcgacatttcgatcagtatgctctgatcgtctttctccagaagatgatcagagcatactgatcgaaacgtcgagttgaaaccaacggttcttttcagaaccacccaaactcatttaaTAGTCATTACAATGTGTTAGCGCAAACCTTTCTGTATGTTTAGTGTCagttgtgtttaaaataaaaatcattcatGTTTAGTttaagttaaattaaattaatttcacCGATGACGGAACCGGGGGGCCAGTGTTCCCCCCACTTTTGAAAAGTGTAgattttgcccccccccccactttttattgagctttgaaaaaaacaaaaaaaacacaagggttTGTGTGTAAGGCTTgcaaacatttgataaaacCCTGATGTCCTCTTTATAAAGGCACCTAAAATATTTCTACTGTACTTCATAGTTAGGCGTTGGCAGTTCATATTATTAGTAAGAATTGTCATAAAATGAtgaaatgttatttgtttttccgGGACCATAACCCCCACCCCCATTCTCTGTTTACGCGCGCACAGACATGTACCTACGCTGacgactacatgtatgtaacattatataaatGTGTTAAAACACCCAATGTGTGTTATGCACTTCATTTAGTGGTCAGCGGTGGTGACACTATAATTGAAGGTCGAGTGTTCGGGAGTCCACGCTCGTTTCATTCGAAGAAACAAAACTATCccccaaaattaaaaacattgttttgtttttttaatgtttaagtttgattcttatctttaaaTCAACAGTGttaccttttctttttctaaattgtaaattgttagcccaacataacctgtgtgcatgcatgatgatgtttgaaaaacacataCTCTGACTGACATAGGAACaaaaattgcccccccccccactttcaAAAGTGTTCTGCCGCCGTTGATGAAATTGCACTAGTTGAACAATGACTTGCAGACAGAGTCCTACCCGGTACTCATAACCTTCTGTGCATTAAAGTTCTCCTCACCTAAATACATCGCTTCTCTCATCATTGTCCATAAGCCATCTCGCTCTGGTCTCCTTTCTTCAAGTCATCTATCTCTAGCAGTCCCAAAATTTAAAAGATCATGGTGAGCATTTGCCACTGCCGCCCCTTGCTTGTGGAACAAACTTCCCATCTCAGTGATGACATGTGTGACTGTTGATAATTTCAAGACCATATTGAAAACACACCTCATGACACGCCATTCTTAATAACTTTCCTTCTTGTTAGCGCCTTGAGCACCCTTTGAGTGGATAtgattatttcatttcattttattagtATCACATTTCGTTGCCCACAGGCCTATTTGGACGtgatttacaataattaaaataaatagtaagTAGGATTTAAACATGATGTTAAAAACACACATGTTTAGGACTGGGGGAATGCAATCAATAAAACAGGACAAATAGGACGTGaagatttacaataaaaaaatagcactacatgtatatatagaaCAAAAACTTAATCAAATAGCAGGTAGGATTCAAACACgtcaacaaaaacacacatgAACAGGACTGGATGAGGAATACAATCAATAAAACTAGCCAAATACAACCATTGTAAAAACATGGAATAGATAATGCAACCAGAGAAAGAGTTCAAACAATCCACAGTTCATTAGGTGTTAagcaaattaataaaataaggaATTAGACTAATTGAAAACGATTGGTTCTGACACAGAGCTGtgcgttattattattattgctttcTTCAgaggacgatcagagcatactgatcgaaacgtcgagttgaaaccagaaccacccaaactcattagagatagtcgtacatggcgttaccgcaaacctttctttatcatatttccaccatgcaaagtttcaaatcctaattattattaatgttgttattttttattattatgatatgtttgattgttattgttattattttttattattatgatatatttgatttgatttgatttgatttgatttgatttgaagcaTCTGGTGAGTGAGCAGCATAGAAACTTTGTTCGTGAGAGTAATCACTACGCTAATCTAGACGTGATGATTGATGAAGGACCTAACATGGGTCAGTTCCTGGATGATGTCATGCAGAATCATGAATGGCAGAGACTAGAAGGAATACGGTAAGAGGCTCCTTCAATCATAACTTCATCTGCTTCAATTGTGGTGTATCATGGCCTAGGTGATTTCAAACTctaatgtttctgatcagcagagtgtgggttcaagtccctgCCGtgtcacctgtgtccttaagcaagacagttaaccatttggatgggacgtaaagccattggttgtgtaatgcacataaacaaaaacagtgcacaggtgttcctggtttgattggcagcatattgcgccacagcaccttgtagaccataagtctcataattcaaacatagtcccacaaaccttgcaggaaaatactgtttgtTAAAGTGCCTtgggcgtcactgagtgacggatatgcatgCTGTATAAGAAgctgcttttattattattactgttattattattattattattaatattaataattcaattcagttaaggatttggttattttgtgtacgacacaaaacacaaacgacAACACGTTCACATTTAAAGATAgcaatagtagaaagcttcccttgattTATTAcaagctgaggtgctgtacattttgagaaatgagtaaaaacaagtcacaacatTTTTTGTCACACTGAGACGAGTgtttactcatttttaaaaactacagcacctcagcacgtaatattttcagggaagctttctactatcattatcttcaaactgtgtgggtttaatgtaaatctgttgtcattgtgttttgtgtccttcaaAAAGGACCCAGACCACTTAAAtatttacaatacaaaaaacatattttcaaatTAAAGCCTGGGGATTGGCGCAAAGCGAAGCCAACTACTAAACAAACGAAGCCATTTGTTTATCATGTACATctaaaatatttatgaaaacaagaCACACTCTAATAAAGTCTAAATTCTGAATAAGacttgaatcctatattttaggaGGGAAAGGACTGAATAGTgtacagtgcaaacacacatcgaCGTAGGGGTTAAAACCAATTTCACTTTCTTAtctaatgcaaatttaacatcactgaaattgttgcagtacctgctgctaaaataaCGGATTGAAACTGCCTcaagctaccaggcaatcttggtggtgTAGCTAAAATAACGGATTGAAACTGCCTcaagctaccaggcaatcttggtggtgTAGCTAAAATAACGGATTGAAACTGCCTcaagctaccaggcaatcttggtggtgtagctagtaagacatctgctctagattgcaAAGGCAGCGGGTTTTAATCCCAACCGAGtatcatgcctgtgattttgttcacagaactctggaaagctctgagtatacagtgcttacacacatcggtgtaagggtcaaactgaaatttatattctttattcttgatgaaaatttaacatcttttatatgctgaatacatgtagattgttgtactaaacatttgttgttgctttgtatttactcacAGGAGCATGGGAACAACTGATGGAGTGAATCTTATCTCATCCCCTAGTAAACTTGTCAACAGAGGAAAAGACGTGTGTGTGCAAAGACATAAAACCAGGCAACAAAATGAAGAAACACTGGACAAAGATACTGCACAATCTACAAGTGTAATTAGTAAGAGACGTCCTGTACAAAGTAAAGAGTCTGCTGTACATCAATCCTTTCCTGCTACAAACACTCTTGAGTCAGTTGCTGATGCTGCAACTACATCCATTGCTGTACATCAGGAGAACACAGTGCCAGTTGGTAACTCTGATCAGCATGACGGTGTGTGTCAAGCCTTAACACCACCAAGACGCTCAAGCAGACAAAGGAGTACAAACCTCATCATTATGTCATCAACAGATGCTAGCAAACAGGATGAAATGTTACCATCGCCACAGGGGGAAGAGAAAAGGTTATCAAGCAGTAGACCAACAAACATTGACAGTACTCAACAATCTCCAGCAACCCCTGGTAGAAAGTCTTCAAGACTATCGTTGTCCGCAAGACGAAGACAGCTACAGAAGACTAGGACTGGTTCCCCTGAGAGTACATCACCCATAGAGGTTACTAGTAAACAAGATAGTCAAGTTTCTGTTAATACACCTCCTACGAAGGACAAAAGACACAAATGTCTACGGCTATCACTGACAGCGAGGAAACGACTGTTGAAGGAATCAATGAACAACAAATCACTCCCTGTTGATGGAGTAGAAGAAGCTTCAGCCACACCTGACCCTAAAACATCCCAGCAGGAAACTACCACTGATGTTGTACAAGGAGTAACCAATCAACCTAGTACAtcaataaaaccaaaacaaggTGGTAACAACCAGGGAATCAGTCAATCACAAATGAACAAGACTGGTGCATCTAAGACTCTGTCACTGAGAAAGAGAAAACTATGTGACCTTCATGATAGCATCTCCCCAAAGCATATAAACAAAACGGGTATTAACACTGTTCACAAGCAGCATACACAGCCGGACAGATATGACAGACAAGAATCTACTAAGGAACAGAGAAGAAAGAAAAGCAAGACCAGAGTGACTGTTGTTGACAGTCAAGAGTCACCTTGTGATTCAGATTGCAACATACCTGATGTAAGCAATTGCCCTGTAGGTAAGCAGACACAAGGACCTGCCAAACAAGCATCAGCCCCAACAAGTAGACAATCAATGCATCATGCCAACTTTGAAACCATATTTCAAAGTGATCCAAATGTAGAACAGTCAAGTTTCTTGGGGTTCAGTACTAATGACATTACTGAGACAGAGCAGCGCCTGCAACAATTGAGTGCTTCATCTCTATCCTACACAGACAAACTTGAGGAAGCTGCTCTTAATGTCTGCTGTATCCCCTCATCTGAATTGTGTTTACCAGAACAGGATGATGACTCCTGGAGTGGTTCTTCAGATGAAGATCATGTGGAGGAGGTATTTGTTGGCATGGCACTAAGGAATCTTGCTAACTTTCCTTCGGATGGATCAGATTGGGAAGCCAAAGTAGGAGGGTTTATGTCGGTCAGACTGGACAAAGCTATGCAGGTTAAGAAGAAAGAAACCATCATGCCACAAGTAGGTATCCAAGGCAAGGAGAACATCCATGGACATCTATTCAGACAGGTTGAGAATATGCCTGATAAGATAATCACAAGTGATATGAGTAGACAGCTGGAACAGTTGCCCAATACCTCACAAAATATACCAAGAAGTAAGGACGAAACAGTGTCAAGGAAAACAGAACGTAGGTCCAAGCCAGTTGATGCTGAAGTTCCTACAAAAAATCGTACAATAAACTGTGTTCCTAGTCATAAGACGAAATCAATAAAGCAGAGTACACAAGCATCTTTATCATCAGGATCAGTGAATGTGGAAAAGAGAATAAACACCCATCGACATCCAACACCTTTGAACGGTCCTTGCAGAGTTGCTTTCTCAAATGCAGTGTCAGTTTCTTCGCCTGGCCAGTCTCAAAAGCCTGTATGTAGCACTCCCCAACAGAACAAGTCACAAACTACTGGGAAATATCAGCTCGTGTTTTCTCCTGACACTCCTGTGGATGAACGGCAAATTATTTTGAATCATTATGTTCATGATGTATCAGAAGAAGATATTGATTTCCCTAAGTTTTCAAGCCCTGGACAGTCTGATTTTATTGTATCTCCAATTAAGAACTTCACCAAGAATAGATCTCCAAACCTAAAGAGAGGTTCCAGATCATCTTACAAGTTGAAGGCCCCCAAGGCACTTAGTGATTTATCTCCTAGAGCAAGCTCCTCAAAGAAGTCTCTATTTACCAAGAGACCTACCAAGAGGAGGAGAAGAAACTCCACTCCATCACAACCAGGTAGAGTTTTTCATCTTCATTTAAACCCACCAGGTTCACCCAGAAAAAGAGATGTATTGCCATCTGGGCTTTCCTCACCCATCAAGCAGTCAGTGGCTAATATTAAGCAGTCATTACATTTCCAGTCTGGTTTGGAACCTACACACCCACAATTCAGCTATATGCCAATCAACGAGTACAATAAAACATCACCCACATTTTGTGCTGAAACAAAGCCACACTTTTCCTCTCATATTCTTGATCCTGGCAACAAACGGCGACGTAGTGATAGACTCAGAAGGCATAGTCATCCCCAGCAAACGCTGCAACGACCTTCAAGAACATGGtcactttgtgtatcttttGATGATGACATTTGTCGCAGTGAAGATGTGTATGAATTTATAGATGAAAGCACAGAGTTAGAGACGGGAAACAGCAGTCAACAGTCAAAGGATGGTGCGGTCAAAAGAAGCAATACACCTAAAAAGACTGCATCTTCAAAGCTACGTGCACCTAGAGATAAAGCATGTACATCAGTGCAGAAATCAAGTGAGCATTCCGATGATCTTGTTATGGAGGATTATGGCTtacctttttcattttttatgtaactTGTTAATAACATTGATGAGCAATCAGATGAAGTACTCTACATGAGGATGCAATGTAGGCAACTTATACCTCATAGTCTATATTTTCTGTACTTGATGTTTTTGTAtgattttgttgatattttgagGAAAGGTAAAAGAGGATGAAATTGTGATAAgattttttactttaaaggtTATTGTGGCTTATTTAGTttggttttatttaaatatCATGCTATTAAATGAAGTGTTAGACTACAGTATTCATTATTTATCATGAGGGCAATAATTTTAAGGGCATAGTGAGGCCGTATCCAAATTggtgtctacagctacggctatgactgttgctaagggtgttgctaaggatgcctatacttcaacgcatgatgacgcataGCCGTAGCTATAGCTGCCAATTGGGGCGTGGCCTAATggtgtctacagctacggctacgactgttgctaagggtgttgctaaggatgcctatacttcaatgcatgatgacgcataGCCCTAGCTACAGCTGCCAATTGGGACGTGGCCTGATGGTGTCtacggctatgactgttgctaagggtgttgctaaggatgcctatacttcaatgcatgatgacgcataGCCCTAGCTACAGCTGCCAATTGGGACGTGGCCTAATGGTGTCTACGGCTACGACTATTGCTAAGGGcgccctatacttcaatgcatgatgacgcataGCCGTGGCTATAGCTGCTAATTGGGACGCGGCCTGATggtgtctacagctacggctactactgttgctaagggcgtgCTAAGGatgcctatacttcaatgcatgatgacgcataGCCGTAGCTACAGCTGCCAATTGGGACGTGGCCTGATggtgtctacagctacggctacgactgttgctaagggtgttgctaagggcgccctatacttcaatgcatgatgacgcataGCCGTAGCTACAGCTGCTAATTGGGACGTGGCCTAATggtgtctacagctacggctatgactgttgctaagggtgttgctaagggcgccctatacttcaatgcatgatgatgcaAAGCCGTTGCTATAGCTGCTAATTGGGACGTGGCCTGATGGTGTCTACatctacggctacgactgttgctaagggtgttgctaaggatgcctatacttcaatgcatgatgaagcATAGCCGTAGCTACAGCTGCCAATTGGGACATGGCCTGATggtgtctacagctacggctacgactgttgctaagggtgttgctaagggcgccctatacttcaatgcatgat
This DNA window, taken from Asterias rubens chromosome 15, eAstRub1.3, whole genome shotgun sequence, encodes the following:
- the LOC117299887 gene encoding uncharacterized protein LOC117299887 isoform X1 gives rise to the protein MSSLKPKSTRPRLTSQQTQEKDQGPRGCRKLQFEAHKPLKGKSFYLDVRKQVAKLKKDLEDLGGVVETFLSKDVSYVVSDRPEVKLEYTKNAGLIVPSGASPAVSTPSPFQQGKDSTHGATDSPSASGEGMVTRGKAIVQKATISQTYGTSNVLANAHNWNVNIRYIDSVIKYINKEKKKIKEAEVLSPKTGSQHNRVKPGTTKERKLSKPALKAEDASRHYRPSTQEMSSWPRLSMDGPSGSCPFDVTVSRDKHMNSPETHQPKGKQQRFDLSRNMRSPEAHPSRLSKQRLIEKEVTVTTPIQRSPEAHPSRLSKQRLIEKEVTVTTPIQRSPEAHPSRLSKQRFIEKEVTVTTPIQRSTARKATSYTPIRHKDTGVRDSRRGYCECCLTKYADLEKHLVSEQHRNFVRESNHYANLDVMIDEGPNMGQFLDDVMQNHEWQRLEGIRSMGTTDGVNLISSPSKLVNRGKDVCVQRHKTRQQNEETLDKDTAQSTSVISKRRPVQSKESAVHQSFPATNTLESVADAATTSIAVHQENTVPVGNSDQHDGVCQALTPPRRSSRQRSTNLIIMSSTDASKQDEMLPSPQGEEKRLSSSRPTNIDSTQQSPATPGRKSSRLSLSARRRQLQKTRTGSPESTSPIEVTSKQDSQVSVNTPPTKDKRHKCLRLSLTARKRLLKESMNNKSLPVDGVEEASATPDPKTSQQETTTDVVQGVTNQPSTSIKPKQGGNNQGISQSQMNKTGASKTLSLRKRKLCDLHDSISPKHINKTGINTVHKQHTQPDRYDRQESTKEQRRKKSKTRVTVVDSQESPCDSDCNIPDVSNCPVGKQTQGPAKQASAPTSRQSMHHANFETIFQSDPNVEQSSFLGFSTNDITETEQRLQQLSASSLSYTDKLEEAALNVCCIPSSELCLPEQDDDSWSGSSDEDHVEEVFVGMALRNLANFPSDGSDWEAKVGGFMSVRLDKAMQVKKKETIMPQVGIQGKENIHGHLFRQVENMPDKIITSDMSRQLEQLPNTSQNIPRSKDETVSRKTERRSKPVDAEVPTKNRTINCVPSHKTKSIKQSTQASLSSGSVNVEKRINTHRHPTPLNGPCRVAFSNAVSVSSPGQSQKPVCSTPQQNKSQTTGKYQLVFSPDTPVDERQIILNHYVHDVSEEDIDFPKFSSPGQSDFIVSPIKNFTKNRSPNLKRGSRSSYKLKAPKALSDLSPRASSSKKSLFTKRPTKRRRRNSTPSQPGRVFHLHLNPPGSPRKRDVLPSGLSSPIKQSVANIKQSLHFQSGLEPTHPQFSYMPINEYNKTSPTFCAETKPHFSSHILDPGNKRRRSDRLRRHSHPQQTLQRPSRTWSLCVSFDDDICRSEDVYEFIDESTELETGNSSQQSKDGAVKRSNTPKKTASSKLRAPRDKACTSVQKSSEHSDDLVMEDYGLPFSFFM
- the LOC117299887 gene encoding uncharacterized protein LOC117299887 isoform X2, which translates into the protein MSSLKPKSTRPRLTSQQTQEKDQGPRGCRKLQFEAHKPLKGKSFYLDVRKQVAKLKKDLEDLGGVVETFLSKDVSYVVSDRPEVKLEYTKNAGLIVPSGASPAVSTPSPFQQGKDSTHGATDSPSASGEGMVTRGKAIVQKATISQTYGTSNVLANAHNWNVNIRYIDSVIKYINKEKKKIKEAEVLSPKTGSQHNRVKPGTTKERKLSKPALKAEDASRHYRPSTQEMSSWPRLSMDGPSGSCPFDVTVSRDKHMNSPETHQPKGKQQRFDLSRNMRSPEAHPSRLSKQRLIEKEVTVTTPIQRSPEAHPSRLSKQRFIEKEVTVTTPIQRSTARKATSYTPIRHKDTGVRDSRRGYCECCLTKYADLEKHLVSEQHRNFVRESNHYANLDVMIDEGPNMGQFLDDVMQNHEWQRLEGIRSMGTTDGVNLISSPSKLVNRGKDVCVQRHKTRQQNEETLDKDTAQSTSVISKRRPVQSKESAVHQSFPATNTLESVADAATTSIAVHQENTVPVGNSDQHDGVCQALTPPRRSSRQRSTNLIIMSSTDASKQDEMLPSPQGEEKRLSSSRPTNIDSTQQSPATPGRKSSRLSLSARRRQLQKTRTGSPESTSPIEVTSKQDSQVSVNTPPTKDKRHKCLRLSLTARKRLLKESMNNKSLPVDGVEEASATPDPKTSQQETTTDVVQGVTNQPSTSIKPKQGGNNQGISQSQMNKTGASKTLSLRKRKLCDLHDSISPKHINKTGINTVHKQHTQPDRYDRQESTKEQRRKKSKTRVTVVDSQESPCDSDCNIPDVSNCPVGKQTQGPAKQASAPTSRQSMHHANFETIFQSDPNVEQSSFLGFSTNDITETEQRLQQLSASSLSYTDKLEEAALNVCCIPSSELCLPEQDDDSWSGSSDEDHVEEVFVGMALRNLANFPSDGSDWEAKVGGFMSVRLDKAMQVKKKETIMPQVGIQGKENIHGHLFRQVENMPDKIITSDMSRQLEQLPNTSQNIPRSKDETVSRKTERRSKPVDAEVPTKNRTINCVPSHKTKSIKQSTQASLSSGSVNVEKRINTHRHPTPLNGPCRVAFSNAVSVSSPGQSQKPVCSTPQQNKSQTTGKYQLVFSPDTPVDERQIILNHYVHDVSEEDIDFPKFSSPGQSDFIVSPIKNFTKNRSPNLKRGSRSSYKLKAPKALSDLSPRASSSKKSLFTKRPTKRRRRNSTPSQPGRVFHLHLNPPGSPRKRDVLPSGLSSPIKQSVANIKQSLHFQSGLEPTHPQFSYMPINEYNKTSPTFCAETKPHFSSHILDPGNKRRRSDRLRRHSHPQQTLQRPSRTWSLCVSFDDDICRSEDVYEFIDESTELETGNSSQQSKDGAVKRSNTPKKTASSKLRAPRDKACTSVQKSSEHSDDLVMEDYGLPFSFFM